DNA sequence from the Streptomyces canus genome:
GGCGCGCGCCAAGGCATTGCTGACGGACCTCGCCAAGCGGACGTACACCGAGGGGGTTTCGCTCGGTGAACTCCTGGCCCAGGAGCCGGAGTTGAAGGACGTCGACCTAGACGAGCCGACCGATCCGGCCCGTTACACCGGCTCCGCCGGAGCCCTCACCGACCGTGCTCTGGAGCGACCTTGACCGAGAAACTCCTCAACCACCGTGCCGAGGGTCCCACTTCCGCTCCCCCGCTGCTGCTCGGGCCGTCGCTCGGGACGTCGTACGCCCTGTGGGACAAGGTGGCGCCCGAGCTGTCCGCCAGCCATCGGGTGGTCCGCTGGGACCTGCCCGGGCACGGCGGTTCGGCGGCCGATCTCATCGGTCCCGGCGCCACGGTGGGCGACCTCGCCGACCTGGTGCTGGCGCTCGCCGACTCGCTCGGCATCGAGCGGTTCGGGTACGCGGGGGTGTCGCTGGGTGGTGCGGTCGGTCTGCACCTGGCCGTACATCACCCGGAGCGCGTCGAATCGCTGGCGGTGATCTGCTCCTCGGCCCACTTCAACGGCAGCAAGCCGTGGGAGGAGCGGGCCGAGCGGGTCCGTCGGGAGGGCGTGCAGTGGCTGCTGGAGAGCGCGAACTCCCGTTGGTTCGCGGGTGACTTCAGCGTTCCGGAACTGATCCGCGACCACGCAGAGGCCGATCCGCCGGCGTACGCCGCCTGCTGTGACGCCCTGGCCTCCTTCGACCTGCGCGACCGGCTGGCCGAGATCTCCGCGCCGACCCTGCTGATCGCCGGCCGTCAGGACCCGGCGACCCCGCCGCCCCATCTGCGGGAGATCGCCGACGCGGTGTCGCGCGCCACGCTCGTCGAACTGCCCGGGGCCTCGCACCTGGCACCGGCCCAGTGCCCGCAAGCCGTCCTCACCAGCCTGCGCGCACACCTCGACGGGGGTGCCAAGCGAGGCATGGAGGTGCGGCGCGAGGTGCTCGGGGACACGCACGTGGACCGGGCACAGGCCCGGCAGACCCCCTTCACCGCCCGCTTCCAGGACTTCATCTCACGCTACGCGTGGGGCGAGATCTGGACCGACCCGACGCTCAGCCGCCGCGAGCGCAGCATGATCACGCTGACGGCGCTGGTCGCCCACGGCCACTACGACGAACTGGCCATGCATGTGCGCGCGGCGCGGCGCAACGGGCTCACGCCGGAGGAGATCGGGGCCGTACTGCTCCAGACGGCCGTCTACTGCGGGGTGCCGGCGGCGAACTCCGCGTTCGCCACGGCGCAGCGGGTGCTCGCCGAAGAAGAAGGGTGACCCCAGCGGTAGCAGCTTCAGGAGCGGCGCATGCTCCCCTCGTGTGCCTACGGTGGGAGCATGTCCACGATTCTGATCACTGGTGCCACCTCCGGTCTCGGCCGCCACGTCGCCTTCGAACTGGTCCGCTCCGGCCACACCGTCCTCGCCCACGGCCGTGACCCGGGCCGCACCGGGAGCCTGGTGGAGGAACTGCGGTCCGAGGGGCGGGCCGAGGGCTTCGTGGCCGACCTGGCGTCCCTGGCCCAGGTGCGCGATCTGGGCGCGAGGGTCGCCGCGGCCCACCCCGGACTCGATGTCCTGATCAACAACGCGGGCGTGGGCGCCGGTTCGCCCGGCTCGGGGCGGGAGGTGAGCGCCGACGGCCACGAACTGCGCCTGGCGGTCAACTACTTGGCGCCTGTCGCCCTGACGCGTGCACTCCTGCCGACGCTGAAGGCGAGCGCCCCGTCCCGGATCGTCAACGTCGGCTCGGTGGGGCAGGAGCCGGTCGCCTTCGACGACCCGGAGTTCACCCAGGGCTACGCCGGTTTCGCCGCGTACTGCCGCGCCAAGTTCGCCCTGGCGGCCCACACCTTCAGCCTGGCCGAGGAGTTGGCGGACACGGGGGTCGCGGTGAACGTCCTCCACCCGGCGACGTTCATGGACACGGCGATGGTCCGGGAGGGCGGGGTGGCCCCGTGGTCCACGGTGGCCGACGGTGCCCCGGGCGTCCTGGCCCTGGCCACCCAGGACCTGGGCACGGGCCGCTATTTCGACGGGACGAATCCGGCGCGGGCGCACGAGGAGACGTACGACAGGGACGTGCGGAAGCGCCTGGGTGCGCTGACGGACCAACTGCTCGCGCTGTAGCTCCCGCACGGACGACTCACCTGGTCACCGCAACCCACGCCCCGTCTCCAGCACCTCCCTGGCCTGTGTCACCAGCCCGTCCGCCCCGCACGAACGCGCCAGCGTCAGGCCTCGATTGAGCTCCGCCACGGACCGCGCCGCGATCCCGTACTCGACCCGGGCCGCCGCGTGCTCGTACTGGC
Encoded proteins:
- the pcaDC gene encoding bifunctional 3-oxoadipate enol-lactonase/4-carboxymuconolactone decarboxylase PcaDC, with product MTEKLLNHRAEGPTSAPPLLLGPSLGTSYALWDKVAPELSASHRVVRWDLPGHGGSAADLIGPGATVGDLADLVLALADSLGIERFGYAGVSLGGAVGLHLAVHHPERVESLAVICSSAHFNGSKPWEERAERVRREGVQWLLESANSRWFAGDFSVPELIRDHAEADPPAYAACCDALASFDLRDRLAEISAPTLLIAGRQDPATPPPHLREIADAVSRATLVELPGASHLAPAQCPQAVLTSLRAHLDGGAKRGMEVRREVLGDTHVDRAQARQTPFTARFQDFISRYAWGEIWTDPTLSRRERSMITLTALVAHGHYDELAMHVRAARRNGLTPEEIGAVLLQTAVYCGVPAANSAFATAQRVLAEEEG
- a CDS encoding SDR family NAD(P)-dependent oxidoreductase gives rise to the protein MSTILITGATSGLGRHVAFELVRSGHTVLAHGRDPGRTGSLVEELRSEGRAEGFVADLASLAQVRDLGARVAAAHPGLDVLINNAGVGAGSPGSGREVSADGHELRLAVNYLAPVALTRALLPTLKASAPSRIVNVGSVGQEPVAFDDPEFTQGYAGFAAYCRAKFALAAHTFSLAEELADTGVAVNVLHPATFMDTAMVREGGVAPWSTVADGAPGVLALATQDLGTGRYFDGTNPARAHEETYDRDVRKRLGALTDQLLAL